A single uncultured Acetobacterium sp. DNA region contains:
- a CDS encoding MFS transporter gives MNIEMSKPKAFLFLLAIFLTNVCTMADMVIIPAVGGLFQAFDNVTMVNLIITGPALAGVFFCILGGRLADKYNKKLLLVFGFSLFTATSILGATFDNVWYVLILRLFSGGISWGFTSSAALAIVAEVYVDENKRGTVMGWYNAAMAAIGAVLSIVGGLLAVNSWQNAFNTYWISLPILILVILFVPNLDKVKKLNLNVVEEAIAGSVTENAADVKNGVRKLISLLSAFFMLGIIYYIIYYQIALYVEATGIGNEAVIGTLSSLGTVGSCVIGLCFGLIYGKLQRATIIPTYFVIAMTFIALYLSTDVFVSAICCTLLGAAWGNAYSYYYVRATIVVPSHLTATAIGAVSATSGVAIFLSTFVASYLKALTGAATIVGILPLLSIAALVGGILSLVLTIKSRKEEAALQVQEQE, from the coding sequence ATGAATATTGAAATGTCCAAACCGAAAGCTTTTTTATTTTTGCTGGCAATCTTTCTGACGAACGTCTGTACGATGGCAGACATGGTTATAATTCCCGCTGTTGGTGGTTTGTTCCAAGCATTTGATAACGTGACGATGGTCAATTTAATTATTACCGGTCCAGCATTGGCAGGTGTATTTTTCTGTATCCTGGGTGGTCGTCTGGCCGATAAATACAACAAAAAACTACTGCTGGTTTTCGGTTTTTCCTTATTCACGGCAACATCGATTCTCGGAGCAACCTTCGATAATGTCTGGTATGTCTTGATCTTGCGTCTTTTTTCCGGCGGAATTTCATGGGGATTCACCAGCTCAGCGGCGCTGGCAATTGTTGCAGAAGTTTACGTGGATGAAAATAAACGGGGCACCGTGATGGGTTGGTACAATGCGGCAATGGCAGCAATTGGCGCTGTTTTAAGTATTGTCGGGGGGCTACTCGCGGTAAACTCCTGGCAGAATGCTTTTAACACCTATTGGATCAGTCTGCCGATTTTGATTTTGGTGATTTTATTTGTCCCAAATCTTGATAAGGTTAAAAAACTAAATCTGAATGTTGTTGAAGAAGCGATAGCAGGAAGTGTTACGGAAAATGCAGCGGATGTGAAAAATGGGGTGCGAAAACTGATTTCATTGTTATCGGCTTTCTTTATGCTGGGGATTATTTACTACATTATTTACTATCAAATTGCTCTTTACGTGGAAGCCACCGGCATTGGAAACGAAGCAGTTATCGGGACATTGAGCTCCTTGGGAACCGTTGGGTCGTGTGTGATCGGTCTCTGTTTTGGATTGATTTATGGCAAACTCCAGCGAGCAACGATTATCCCAACCTATTTTGTCATTGCCATGACCTTTATAGCGCTCTATTTATCCACTGATGTTTTTGTCAGCGCAATCTGTTGTACTCTACTTGGGGCAGCCTGGGGCAATGCTTATTCATATTATTATGTACGCGCTACCATTGTGGTACCGTCTCACCTGACCGCCACCGCTATCGGCGCCGTGAGTGCGACTAGTGGTGTGGCCATCTTTCTTTCCACCTTCGTCGCCAGTTATTTAAAAGCACTGACTGGGGCAGCCACGATTGTTGGTATTTTACCGTTATTGAGTATCGCTGCGCTAGTCGGTGGAATCCTCTCACTGGTGTTAACGATCAAAAGCAGAAAAGAAGAAGCAGCGCTGCAGGTCCAGGAACAGGAATAA
- a CDS encoding GerMN domain-containing protein, with the protein MRKILVCIWTFFMMLAFVPAPILASAELGVSYQAHVQNIGWQSAAVDGATAGTTGQSLRLEALKLQFANAPGEAGIKYQAHVQNIGWQSIVSNGQEAGTTGQSLRLEALKITLENLPGYSLEYRGHVQNIGWMPWVTDGEIVGTTGQSLRLEAIEIRLVNAATLRIGDYFPIRENIHSVYEGQGNEFASYDVFIDYTTPTKVQQRINNGGTVTVDVIEEVDHELVKTMSQPETYYRENMLGKVNREEILLMEPIKVGTTWTLADGRTRSITNLAAGVTTPYGNYQAIEVTTTTADHPTEQWLDYYVKDLGLVKSVFKNTGNGTEITSSLKTIEEGAVMTKSISFFYPNINDDKIYYQIKEIGFHTNDITRDTLANAYKADAPFVVFSPNTKINSLYLNQDGMVYLDLSGDYLTEMNAGAELEAMMLQSIANTFGKYYGVDRVLLTIDNKLYQSGHVSLAPGEYLTVDLNGTVLLN; encoded by the coding sequence ATGAGAAAAATATTAGTCTGCATATGGACGTTTTTTATGATGTTGGCCTTTGTTCCTGCGCCTATTTTGGCAAGTGCTGAGCTGGGCGTCTCATATCAGGCCCATGTTCAAAATATCGGCTGGCAGTCTGCCGCAGTTGACGGGGCAACGGCTGGAACCACGGGACAATCCCTGCGACTGGAAGCCCTAAAGCTGCAGTTTGCCAATGCTCCTGGTGAGGCTGGTATTAAATATCAGGCTCATGTTCAAAATATTGGCTGGCAGAGCATCGTCAGTAACGGCCAGGAGGCAGGCACCACCGGGCAAAGCCTGCGGCTGGAAGCGCTTAAAATAACCCTGGAAAATCTGCCCGGTTATTCCCTGGAATATCGCGGTCATGTTCAGAATATCGGTTGGATGCCTTGGGTCACTGACGGGGAAATAGTCGGAACCACTGGTCAGAGTCTGCGGCTGGAAGCCATTGAAATCCGGCTGGTCAATGCAGCAACGCTTCGAATTGGAGATTATTTTCCGATCCGAGAAAATATCCATTCTGTTTATGAGGGGCAGGGAAATGAGTTTGCATCCTATGATGTTTTCATTGACTATACGACCCCAACCAAGGTTCAGCAGCGTATTAATAATGGTGGCACTGTAACGGTAGATGTCATTGAAGAGGTTGACCATGAACTGGTAAAAACCATGTCGCAACCGGAAACTTACTACCGGGAAAATATGCTGGGGAAAGTCAATCGGGAAGAAATTTTGTTAATGGAACCGATCAAAGTTGGCACGACCTGGACACTGGCGGATGGTAGAACTAGAAGCATTACTAATCTTGCTGCGGGGGTAACCACCCCCTATGGCAATTATCAGGCGATTGAAGTGACCACCACAACGGCGGATCACCCCACTGAGCAGTGGCTGGATTACTATGTGAAGGATCTTGGTTTGGTGAAGTCGGTATTTAAAAATACTGGGAATGGGACCGAAATTACCTCGTCCCTTAAAACCATTGAAGAAGGGGCAGTGATGACAAAGTCCATTTCTTTTTTCTATCCCAATATCAATGATGATAAGATCTATTATCAAATAAAAGAGATCGGTTTTCACACCAACGACATTACCCGGGATACCTTGGCCAATGCCTATAAAGCGGATGCCCCCTTTGTTGTATTTTCGCCCAATACCAAAATCAACAGCCTATATTTAAATCAGGATGGCATGGTTTATCTGGATTTGAGCGGTGATTACCTGACTGAAATGAATGCCGGGGCGGAATTGGAGGCAATGATGCTGCAGTCCATTGCCAATACTTTTGGAAAATACTATGGGGTGGATCGAGTGCTGTTAACCATTGATAATAAGCTCTACCAATCTGGTCATGTTTCCCTGGCACCGGGGGAATATTTAACGGTTGATCTTAACGGGACAGTTTTATTGAATTGA
- a CDS encoding uroporphyrinogen decarboxylase family protein produces the protein MEKFKTVQEEMATKESYQRVVQAYGYDFLPYQVPKYQTPITPRENVLRMFAGEKPLWVPNINCDFNLVQPEIMPDASARNRGGVDWFGIHWEYEELSQAAMVKPRTRRLTDVCNWEAELIWPDLAAIDWAVDFEKNYAPYVSSDKATMFVIVNGCFERLADLTNFEDTLCSLLEEPEEVARLFDKFTDFHIELMAIAKEYYHADIITYHDDMGTQRNSFMSERTFRELIVPHTKKLVAAAHKMGLYVNYHSCGHVENLLDAFIECEFDFWEGQDSANNIAAVIDKYQDKIGIVSAFDTGSDESVMKENVLKRITEHGKNQKYIVWPYSENMEIEVQANAEIYRVSREYFKQIADIKNLFVEVE, from the coding sequence ATGGAAAAATTTAAGACTGTCCAGGAAGAAATGGCAACAAAAGAATCGTATCAGAGAGTTGTGCAGGCATATGGCTATGATTTTCTGCCCTATCAAGTGCCCAAATACCAGACCCCGATTACTCCGCGGGAAAATGTTCTGCGGATGTTTGCCGGAGAAAAACCGCTGTGGGTTCCCAATATCAATTGCGACTTCAATTTAGTTCAGCCGGAGATTATGCCGGATGCCAGTGCCAGGAATCGGGGCGGTGTCGATTGGTTTGGGATTCACTGGGAATATGAAGAATTATCTCAAGCCGCCATGGTCAAGCCCAGGACAAGAAGACTGACAGATGTTTGCAATTGGGAAGCAGAACTGATCTGGCCGGATTTGGCGGCCATTGATTGGGCCGTTGATTTTGAAAAAAATTATGCGCCCTATGTATCATCAGATAAAGCGACCATGTTTGTGATTGTCAATGGATGTTTTGAACGATTGGCGGATTTGACAAATTTTGAGGATACCCTTTGTTCGCTACTGGAAGAGCCGGAAGAAGTCGCCAGACTGTTTGACAAATTCACTGATTTTCATATAGAATTGATGGCAATCGCTAAAGAGTATTATCACGCCGACATCATCACCTATCATGATGATATGGGCACCCAGAGAAACTCATTTATGTCTGAAAGAACCTTCAGAGAGCTGATTGTACCACACACTAAAAAACTGGTGGCGGCCGCCCATAAAATGGGATTATATGTGAACTATCATTCCTGCGGTCATGTTGAAAATCTCTTGGATGCTTTTATCGAGTGTGAATTTGACTTTTGGGAAGGACAGGATTCCGCCAATAACATTGCCGCTGTCATTGATAAATATCAGGATAAAATCGGAATAGTCAGTGCCTTTGACACCGGATCGGATGAAAGCGTCATGAAAGAAAATGTTTTAAAGCGTATAACCGAACATGGAAAAAACCAGAAATATATTGTCTGGCCTTATTCGGAAAACATGGAAATTGAAGTGCAAGCTAATGCCGAAATTTACCGAGTTTCCCGAGAATATTTTAAACAGATCGCCGATATTAAAAACTTATTTGTGGAGGTTGAATAA